A genomic window from Triticum urartu cultivar G1812 chromosome 7, Tu2.1, whole genome shotgun sequence includes:
- the LOC125522082 gene encoding zinc finger CCCH domain-containing protein 40, translating to MAHRLLRDAQADGWERSDFPIICESCLGDNPYVRMLRAEYDKECKICARPFTVFRWRPGRDARYKKTEICQTCCKLKNVCQVCLLDLEYGLPVQVRDTALAINSNDAIPRSDVNREYFAEEHDRKAAAGIDYDSSYGKARPNDTILKLQRTSPYYKRNRAHVCSFYVRGECTRGAECPYRHEMPETGELSQQNIKDRYYGVNDPVALKLLGKAGEMPSLQPPDDETIRTLYIGGLDNRVSEQDLRDQFYAHGEIESIRMVIQRACAFVTYTTREGAERAAEELANKLVIKGVRLKLMWGKPQAPRQDDDEAGRQGHVSHGGLLPRAVISQQHSSDQPQPPGMEGQQQVAPQGSGYFNIPPPPAVDQRMYPSMDPQRMGAVVRSQEGDGSKAGPQHAGQAQASSSSGQGYPMRPPLPPYYQGAQYPPYYPPPPYGGGYMAPPRMPYPPQYPPYRPMLAPPAQQPQGSSSQQPVPAPAGQQQAQAPPAQQQPPAAAAQN from the exons atggcgcaCCGGCTGCTGCGGGACGCGCAGGCCGACGGCTGGGAGCGGTCGGACTTCCCCATCATCTGCGAGTCGTGCCTCGGCGACAACCCCTACGTCCGCATG CTCAGAGCAGAATATGACAAGGAATGCAAGATCTGTGCGCGTCCTTTTACTGTCTTCCGTTGGAGACCTGGTCGGGATGCAAGGTACAAGAAGACAGAGATCTGCCAGACGTGCTGCAAGTTGAAAAACGTCTGCCAGGTCTGCCTTCTGGACCTTGAATATGGTCTGCCAGTTCAGGTTCGCGATACGGCACTCGCGATCAATTCGAATGATGCAATTCCAAGGAGTGATGTCAACCGTGAGTACTTTGCAGAAGAGCATGATCGTAAG GCTGCAGCTGGCATAGATTATGACTCTTCATATGGAAAGGCCCGTCCAAATGATACCATTCTGAAGCTTCAGAGGACTTCACCATATTACAAGAGGAACCGAGCTCATGTTTGCAGTTTCTATGTGCGGGGTGAATGTACAAGAGGTGCTGAGTGCCCATATCGCCACGAGATGCCTGAGACAGGGGAGTTATCCCAGCAGAACATCAAAGATCGCTACTATGG AGTTAATGACCCAGTGGCTCTCAAGCTTTTGGGTAAGGCAGGTGAGATGCCATCTCTGCAGCCACCAGATGATGAGACTATAAGGACCCTCTACATTGGTGGACTTGATAACCGAGTCAGTGAGCAGGATTTGAGGGATCAGTTTTATGCACATGGTGAGATCGAATCCATCAGGATGGTAATCCAGCGTGCTTGTGCATTTGTGACATACACAACAAGAGAAGGTGCTGAGAGAGCTGCAGAGGAGCTTGCTAACAAGCTAGTCATCAAGGGTGTGCGCCTGAAGCTCATGTGGGGCAAGCCTCAAGCCCCAAGGCAAGATGATGACGAGGCTGGGAGGCAAGGCCATGTATCCCATGGAGGATTGCTCCCTAGGGCTGTCATATCCCAGCAGCATAGCAGCGACCAGCCTCAGCCACCTGGGATGGAGGGCCAACAGCAAGTGGCACCACAAGGATCGGGCTACTTCAACATCCCACCACCGCCAGCGGTGGATCAGCGGATGTACCCTTCAATGGACCCACAGAGGATGGGTGCTGTAGTCAGGTCGCAGGAAGGCGATGGCAGCAAGGCAGGGCCACAGCATGCCGGGCAAGCTCAGGCGTCAAGCAGCTCAGGACAGGGCTATCCTATgcgtccgccgctgccgccttACTACCAGGGTGCTCAGTACCCTCCATACTACCCACCCCCACCATATGGCGGCGGTTACATGGCCCCGCCTCGCATGCCGTACCCACCCCAGTATCCGCCATACCGGCCAATGCTGGCGCCCCCAGCACAGCAGCCACAAGGGAGTTCATCCCAGCAGCCGGTACCAGCGCCGGCAGGGCAGCAGCAGGCTCAAGCACCTCCTGCTCAGCAGCAGCCACCGGCGGCGGCAGCCCAGAACTGA
- the LOC125522083 gene encoding adenylyltransferase and sulfurtransferase MOCS3-1: protein MDGGGGGGGDGGRSRELERLRAERDELDARIRLLESELEAGSAAPVSPGAGVGDGGCVGGGGACQARPGLADADSLPADMIYRYSRHLLLPDFGVEGQKKLSRSSILVVGAGGLGSPVALYLAACGVGVLGIVDGDDVELNNLHRQIIHQEAYIGRSKVKSAADTCRAINSSIKVVEHHHTLKPSNALEVVRKYDIVVDATDNLPTRYMISDCCVLLNKPLISGAALGLEGQLTVYHHNGSPCYRCLFPNPPPVAACQRCSDSGVLGVVPGVIGCLQALEAIKVASDVGEPLSGRMLLFDALSARIRIVKIRGSSPTCTVCAENSVFTQEDFQKFDYETFTQSPMSDKTAPSLNLLPESARITCTEYKGLIDKGEPHVLLDVRPAHHFQIVSLSRSLNIPLSILEEKLPMLETSMKETMDASATSDKQPSLYVVCRRGNDSQSAVQLLREKGFHSAKDIVGGLQSWAHDVNPDFPAY, encoded by the exons atggacggcggcggcggcggcggcggcgacggcgggagGAGCAGGGAGCTGGAGAGGCTGCGGGCGGAGAGGGACGAGCTAGACGCCCGCATACGGCTGCTAGAGTCGGAGCTCGAGGCCGGCTCCGCCGCTCCGGTCTCACCCGGGGCGGGGGTGGGAGACGGCGGGTGCGTCGGCGGTGGCGGTGCGtgccaggcgcgccctgggctcGCGGATGCCGATTCCCTCCCGGCCGACATGATCTACCGGTAcagccgccacctcctcctcccggACTTCGGGGTCGAAG GCCAGAAGAAGCTCTCCCGGTCATCGATTCTGGTGGTCGGCGCCGGGGGACTGGGCTCGCCCGTGGCGCTGTATCTAGCAGCTTGCGGTGTTG GGGTCTTGGGCATTGtcgatggtgatgatgttgagcTTAACAACCTTCATCGACAG ATAATCCACCAAGAAGCTTACATTGGAAGATCGAAAGTGAAGTCAGCAGCTGATACTTGCCGTGC GATTAATTCGTCTATTAAGgtggtagaacatcatcatacTTTGAAGCCAAGCAACGCTTTGGAGGTTGTGAGGAA ATATGATATAGTTGTTGATGCAACTGACAACCTTCCTACGCGGTACATGATCAGTGATTGTTGTGTATTGCTAAACAAG CCTCTTATATCTGGTGCAGCATTAGGTTTAGAAGGACAG TTGACTGTTTATCATCATAACGGAAGCCCATGCTACCGGTGTCTTTTCCCAAATCCACCACCAGTGGCAGCTTGCCAGAGATGCTCAGACAGCGGCGTTCTTGGGGTTG TTCCGGGAGTGATTGGCTGCCTGCAAGCCCTAGAGGCTATAAAGGTTGCAAGTGATGTTGGTGAACCTCTAAGTGGAAGAATGCTGCTCTTTGACGCTCTATCTGCTCGTATTCGAATT GTTAAGATTCGAGGAAGCTCGCCTACTTGTACCGTTTGTGCAGAAAATTCAGTTTTCACGCAAGAAGATTTTCAGAAGTTTGATTATGAGACCTTCACACAATCCCCAATGTCTGACAAG ACGGCACCGAGCCTGAACCTGCTACCAGAAAGTGCCCGCATCACTTGTACAGAGTACAAAGGGCTGATCGACAAGGGGGAACCTCACGTGCTGTTGGATGTACGGCCTGCTCATCATTTCCAAATAGTTTCACTTTCCCGGTCTCTGAACATACCACTCTCCATTCTGGAGGAGAAGCTGCCTATGCTCGAGACCTCAATGAAGGAAACTATGGATGCCTCCGCCACCTCAGATAAACAGCCTTCCTTGTACGTTGTCTGCAGAAGAGGCAACGACTCACAGAGCGCTGTCCAGCTTCTCCGCGAGAAGGGCTTTCACTCCGCCAAGGACATAGTCGGTGGCCTGCAGTCTTGGGCACATGACGTCAATCCTGATTTCCCCGCATACTAG
- the LOC125524009 gene encoding uncharacterized protein LOC125524009: MGLPLEQWRGSEEADSGGGKQAEASGCRTPSGSKARAAADGGCPAPPRKRRAAPGAVSQQGGRGFYAGADVEAFFAANNL; the protein is encoded by the coding sequence ATGGGTCTCCCGCTTGAGCAGTGGCGCGGCAGCGAGGAGGCGGACAGCGGCGGCGGCAAGCAGGCGGAGGCCTCCGGGTGCAGGACGCCGAGCGGCTCCAAGGCCCGCGCGGCTGCCGACGGGGGCTGCCCCGCGCCTCCTAGGAAGAGGAGGGCCGCGCCCGGGGCCGTCTCGCAGCAGGGCGGCAGGGGCTTCTACGCCGGCGCCGACGTCGAAGCCTTCTTCGCCGCCAACAACCTCTAG